The genomic DNA tgaggagtgtggtgtgttctccctgtgtctgcgtgggtttcctccgggtgactgtctgtgaggagtgtggtgtgttctccctgtgtctgcgtgggtttcctccgggtgactgtctgtgaggagtgtggtgtgttctccctgtgtctgcgtgggtttcctccgggtgactgtctgtgatgagtgtggtgtgttctccctgtgtctgcgtgggtttcctccgggtgactgtctgtgatgagtgtggtgtgttttccctgtgtctgcgtgggtttcctccgggtgactgtctgtgaggagtgtggtgtgttctccctgtgtctgcgtgggtttcctccgggtgactgtctgtgaggagtgtggtgtgttttccttgtgtctgcgtgggtttcctccgggtgactgtctgtgatgagtgtggtgtgttttccttgtgtctgcgtgggtttcctccgggtgactgtctgtgaggagtgtggtgtgttctccctgtgtctgcgtgggtttcctccgggtgactgtctgtgaggagtgtggtgtgttctccctgtgtctgtgtgggtttcctccgggtgactgtctgtgatgagtgtggtgtgttttccttgtgtctgcgtgggtttcctccgggtgactgtctgtgaggagtgtggtgtgttctccctgtgtctgcgtgggtttcctacgggtgactgtctgtgaggagtgtggtgtgttctccctgtgtctgcttgggtttcctccgggtgactgtctgtgaggagtgtggtgtgttctccctgtgtctgcttgggtttcctccgggtgactgtctgtgaggagtgtggtgtgttctccctgtgtctgcgtgggtttcctccgggtgactgtctgtgaggagtgtggtgtgttctccctgtatctgcgtatcacatgtagttccagctgaaaaactttatagaatgactgtttaatgcaaaaggtgggttgttaacagcacagggagggtttttaaagtccaaatactcgttaaatacaaaaaaatatctttcctctacttcacgGAAATtcgtcttggaacgcatcccccgcgaaaaatGAGGGATCACTTTATTTACCTTCACAGCAACAAAGGGAAATGAGCTACAGGCCCCGGCTTATGTCTACAgcacatgcacaaaacacatacaagtACTAGCAAACACAGAAATCACTGTATCACCACATACTACACGGTGTACTACACCAACTTTATGGCAGTAATGATGTATGAACTCTTTTCTCTCTGGTGCTACTTTCTGTTAGAGCTAGATGTCAGTGAACTGCATTTTTATTTGCTTAGATTTACAGGTCACGTCACCGTCTGACAATTTTCAATCCCGCCAGTGTGGATTAGGGACAATTAAGCAGAAGATTATACACGTATTACCTCAGAAAAGTACAGCAGGTAATCAGGTTAAAACACTAATTTAATAATGACTGAGAAAGTAGGTAAATTCTAAATGTGTGGGAAGGGAGGATTATGTGtatctctgtttatttattacttttccTGGTTCACTTCTAATCTAAGATATACGGTACCAGACAAACTTCACCTAGAGTCAAAGCCAGGGGAGGCTGTGTTCCAATTGAAGTGTTGTGTACTGATGCACTTGCAGTGACTAgtagaaaaaaatggctaaaTTCAAACTCAGTCTGCCAGTGTAGTCTGGTTAAAACTCACTGCAGTTAGGATACACAGTGGGTAGTAAGCGCTAGATATAAAAAGCTAAAGGGAATTTGGTAAAACCTATTTGGTCAAATTCATGATTTTATTGGATTCTCGATTCTTAGAaataatacagggtgggccacttatgtggatacaccttaataaaatgggaatggttggtgatattaacttcctgtttgtggcacattagtatatgggagcgTGGAGACTTTTCAAGATAGGTGGTGACcgtggcggccattttgaaatcACCCAATTTAGGATccaactttttcttttttaatgaagggtcatgtgacatatcaaacttattgggaatttcacaagaaaaacaatggtgtgcttggttttaacgtaactttattctttcattagttATTAGTTATTAGTTAGTCatctcccatgctacagttagcaaTCATCAGTTAGCAAACATTTACAAAACCCCACCTTCTAGAAGTGTCATCACATGGGACAGGGCTGCTAAAAGAGCGGCCCCTATGGATGTTTGATGTGCCCATGATAAAGTTTCCCTACTCTACTTTTTCACACAGtgacagaatatatatatatatatatatatatatatatatataacctatTAAATGCTTATTTTCCTTATTTCTCCACACCCTGTTCCTACTTGCTCTCCTTTGAGTGAGTCGAGAAAGGCTGGACTTCAGGGAACAGCCAGTGGTGTGCTGCCCAATCCCAAATGGTGCATTCGCAGTCCAGTACCGGTCCTGTTGGGATCACAAGGCTGTAGGAAGTTAGGTTTCCCATTTTGCCAATCGTATAGGTGTGTACCCGCTACACACCCTTAATGCAGCCTTCTGTGAGAACCGTCAGGATGCAAGGCTCATCAGAGACCTCTTACCCAGAATTCCTTGACATACAATGGGAAGCCAGTCAGCTGTGATAGTTCTGaacgtaacacacacacatacatattctCGTCAACACAACGTTGATGAATTTTTGTGACACTGCTGTAGGAGAAATGATTAACACTAATATAACattgtttatacatttaatttcgACCAGAGTGTGTGCTTCGTGTTTTCTGTCCTGCTAGACTGCGCACCAGCGATGGTAAGAACGAGGGATGAAGTGTTTAGGGCACTAGAGCGCGTATTGGAGCGCGCCCGGAGCGAGTCGCCTTGTTCCAGCGACCCTCATGCTGTGGTTTACAGTCGAAGCTTTAAAGTAGCAGCGCTCCAGCCTGGATTAAAGATGTGTGTTGTCTAGGTTGGACCTCCGGTGCTGTTCAGAGGGGCTGCTTTTGTTCAGGGACGCTGGGACAACGTAGAAAAAGGAACAAGGATCAAAGCGACCGGGAGTGATTTGTGTACATTCAGAAAGAGCACCCGGAAGCGGAGGAGGCAGCTCGTAGGTCTcggttctgtttttgtttttgttgtgagTTTGGAGACGAGAGTTTGGACAACAATGGACCGAGCGGGGACTGCTTTGGCTTTAGGGAACATCTCTCCCGTGTGAATGTGGCCTCGGGACTATAAAACATGCCCGTTTTCCTCGGTTACGACGGAGAAACCGTCAGCAGTTTGTCAGAGGTGTCTGGAGAAGTTGGGACTCGAAGCAGAGATTTGGTCCAAGAGGAGACTAAAAGGAAAAGCGACGCTTCGGAGGGGAGTTTGGACTTGAACATACTCGAAAATGAGAGAAGCGAAAGTAAAGAAGGCGAGGGGAAAGAGGTGATCAGAAAGACGTCGGTGGTGGACATTTTGAGGAGAAATGTTGGAGCGACTAAACCGCAGTTGGCCAATGTCAACGATAGCAGGAGCAGCGCTGCCGGCTCTGAGCTGGAGAAAGTGAGCGTAGCGCCGGCTGGAGAAGAAAGTGACTCCAAGTCTTTATCCTCCTCCACCTCACTGAAACTGGGCGCTTTCTCAGACTCAGAGGGAACTGTGGAAAGTGTGGagagtgattattattattacagggGCGATGGGGAAAGCTGGGACTCCAAAGAGCACGTTTACTGCACTGTGTATTGCATTGCCAATGATGACTATAGAAAACCTCCTGGAAGTCCAGCGGGACTGGGTGAAGGAGTTCAGCCTGTGTTACCTTTCTCAGACTCAAACACACCGAGCCCAGACTGGAGCGACCTCTCAGAGTCCTACTCGCTGCCTGAGCTGGTGGACTCCTCGGTGCTGAGCCCCGTGtctgtgactgtgtctgtgctGCTGACCTGCCGCATCTGTTTGGACGAGAGGCACATCAGGCCTCTGCGCTGCTGCCAGAAAGCCGTGTGTGaagagtgtctgaaaacatacATCAGCTCACAGGTAGTTCATCAGCTTGGATACCAACACTCAGCCTCTAATTAGTGATTTCCGCTactttaaaggtgcactatTCGG from Hoplias malabaricus isolate fHopMal1 chromosome 7, fHopMal1.hap1, whole genome shotgun sequence includes the following:
- the rnf217 gene encoding probable E3 ubiquitin-protein ligase RNF217 produces the protein MPVFLGYDGETVSSLSEVSGEVGTRSRDLVQEETKRKSDASEGSLDLNILENERSESKEGEGKEVIRKTSVVDILRRNVGATKPQLANVNDSRSSAAGSELEKVSVAPAGEESDSKSLSSSTSLKLGAFSDSEGTVESVESDYYYYRGDGESWDSKEHVYCTVYCIANDDYRKPPGSPAGLGEGVQPVLPFSDSNTPSPDWSDLSESYSLPELVDSSVLSPVSVTVSVLLTCRICLDERHIRPLRCCQKAVCEECLKTYISSQVLVGRTDIVCPITECSGYLEESEVVAHLAAEELAKYKYFLELNRLDSSTKPCPQCSLFTSLKGRGQQAPSKVEHKYKIQCTKCQFVWCFKCHAPWHEGLKCREYRKGDKLLRHWASVIEHGQRNAQKCPRCKIHIQRTEGCDHMTCTQCNTNFCYRCGEKYRHLRFFGDHTSNLSVFGCKYRYLPDKPHLRRLLRGSVCVSKVLVAPVVIVLVVVVGALALVIGLFAFPVYYICKKRRKHSNGSGRWLC